From Kangiella sp. TOML190, one genomic window encodes:
- a CDS encoding DUF58 domain-containing protein has translation MNAQAAETIELSLEQLIACQYWANDKIPLPNKKTKAHLVGGHLSPFKGRGMEFSEVRQYQPGDDIRTIDWRVTARTGEVHTKIFQEERERPVFIVLDLQDSMFFGSRNRFKSTLACLQAARAFWTAFDSGNRVGALLTTSSQHIELKPSNRRKDGLRLLQKILELHNQKLDQLYQAKPLTKNPKTAQSSGYRINQSALLDSLVRLRHLTKGGCLIYLFSDFMDFTQECDKHLSYLSQNNDIYAIMLHDPLEKDIPIAGHYQVTDGIDSIGFNASSNKRLQQYRAAFEQRLTRLQQKFVANRCYFTDLSTADSISRLHLNPLQMEQNNNALGARVKTNQAIAS, from the coding sequence ATGAACGCTCAAGCCGCCGAAACCATTGAACTTAGTTTAGAGCAATTGATCGCATGTCAATATTGGGCAAATGATAAAATTCCATTGCCCAATAAAAAGACCAAAGCGCATTTAGTGGGTGGTCATTTGTCACCATTTAAAGGCCGCGGTATGGAGTTTTCTGAAGTCAGGCAATACCAGCCTGGGGATGACATTCGTACTATTGATTGGCGGGTCACCGCGCGCACTGGCGAAGTGCATACCAAAATTTTTCAAGAAGAGCGCGAAAGACCTGTTTTTATCGTTTTAGATCTACAAGACTCAATGTTTTTTGGCAGCCGCAACCGCTTTAAATCTACTTTGGCCTGTTTGCAAGCGGCGCGCGCTTTTTGGACGGCCTTTGACAGCGGTAATCGAGTTGGCGCCTTGTTAACTACCAGCAGTCAACATATCGAATTAAAACCCTCGAATCGACGGAAAGATGGTTTGCGTTTATTACAAAAAATCTTAGAGTTGCACAATCAAAAACTCGATCAACTGTATCAAGCTAAACCACTCACAAAAAATCCTAAGACGGCTCAAAGCAGTGGCTACCGCATTAATCAAAGTGCCTTGCTCGACTCGCTGGTAAGACTGCGTCACCTTACCAAAGGTGGCTGTCTGATATACCTATTTAGCGACTTTATGGACTTTACTCAAGAATGCGATAAACACCTTTCTTATCTGTCACAAAATAACGATATTTATGCCATTATGCTGCATGATCCGCTGGAAAAAGATATTCCTATTGCAGGGCATTATCAGGTAACGGATGGTATTGACTCGATTGGATTTAACGCCAGCAGTAATAAGCGGTTACAGCAATACCGAGCAGCTTTTGAACAGCGTTTAACTAGGCTGCAACAAAAGTTTGTCGCTAATCGCTGTTATTTCACCGATCTTAGCACTGCCGATTCCATTAGTCGTTTACATTTAAATCCTCTGCAAATGGAGCAAAACAACAACGCTCTCGGAGCAAGAGTTAAAACCAATCAAGCGATCGCGAGTTAA
- a CDS encoding BatD family protein has product MNRLFFSLLILLGIVSFSPASLAKIDLQLDRNNIREKETFELTLLVENPATLTASQNLQFLPPEFQVISSQRFQKSTVINGKFANRMGWSLQLISNSAGTFTLPAFTIGNESSDNFTIRILPALDELEDINPNSKIKLSSSISEEQVYVQQQILYTVRIYSSVPTRRRSITPLQVPNAVVHKLDDAAEFQMVSKGVTYNVLEEKYVIFPQQSGELKIPPIQFRTNIIDTDASFSSLSRYRPIELQSQPFSVNVKTKPESAIEPWIPAKSIELKAEWQPANQTFEVGTPASLDFIIKGVALLPEQLPEIVFPEVEGLKLYRDKPNVETIINANGVNSYHLEKLAVIPSQAGTLEIPEIRVPYWDTTQDQQAYAVLPKITLQVAQQTNTTALPAFSTATNNPQMDTSTLSSATDQQHWKLATLVFAALWLATSLLLWARWRSSPAKVARATTFEEAKDSSGSQKVDLSALKSTSDPQQASAIILSWAASNSANRITNLDELTKNIKSEALAAQLKSLQVALYGGSNSEMASNWQGSSLFTLLNQESLSKPSKSNKDGLAPLYPE; this is encoded by the coding sequence ATGAACCGACTATTTTTTTCTTTATTAATTTTGCTTGGCATTGTTAGTTTTAGCCCTGCTAGCTTGGCTAAAATTGATTTGCAATTGGATAGAAACAATATTCGTGAAAAAGAAACTTTTGAGCTGACCTTGCTAGTAGAAAATCCTGCAACCCTAACTGCGAGTCAAAACTTACAATTTTTGCCACCAGAGTTTCAAGTAATCTCTAGCCAAAGATTCCAGAAAAGTACCGTAATCAACGGGAAATTTGCTAATCGCATGGGCTGGTCATTACAGTTAATTTCCAATAGCGCAGGAACCTTTACCTTGCCGGCTTTTACTATTGGTAATGAAAGTTCGGATAATTTTACCATTCGGATCTTACCGGCTTTAGATGAACTAGAAGATATCAATCCCAATTCAAAAATAAAGCTCAGCTCCAGTATCAGCGAAGAACAAGTGTATGTGCAGCAGCAAATTCTCTACACGGTTAGAATATACAGTTCAGTACCAACTCGACGTCGCAGCATAACGCCCTTGCAAGTACCTAATGCAGTGGTACATAAACTTGATGATGCGGCTGAATTCCAAATGGTTTCCAAAGGTGTTACCTATAATGTGCTAGAAGAAAAGTATGTAATATTTCCGCAACAAAGCGGCGAGCTGAAAATTCCTCCGATACAATTTCGAACCAATATCATCGACACAGACGCTTCCTTTAGTAGTTTAAGTCGCTATCGTCCGATTGAATTGCAATCGCAACCTTTCAGCGTTAATGTCAAAACCAAACCTGAGTCAGCGATTGAACCTTGGATCCCCGCTAAATCTATTGAGCTAAAAGCCGAGTGGCAACCTGCTAATCAAACCTTTGAAGTGGGCACTCCCGCCTCGCTCGACTTTATTATTAAAGGGGTTGCCCTGCTGCCTGAGCAGCTGCCAGAGATTGTATTTCCAGAAGTAGAGGGTTTAAAGCTCTATCGCGATAAGCCCAATGTTGAAACCATCATTAATGCAAATGGTGTCAACAGTTATCATTTAGAAAAGCTTGCGGTGATCCCCAGTCAGGCCGGCACTTTAGAGATCCCCGAAATCCGGGTCCCCTATTGGGACACCACCCAAGATCAACAGGCTTACGCAGTATTACCAAAAATCACTTTGCAAGTAGCACAGCAAACAAACACAACAGCGTTACCCGCATTTAGCACCGCTACCAATAACCCCCAGATGGATACCAGCACCCTGTCGTCCGCTACTGATCAGCAACACTGGAAGTTAGCGACCCTTGTATTCGCAGCCTTGTGGCTAGCCACCAGTTTATTGTTGTGGGCTCGCTGGCGCTCTTCACCTGCAAAAGTGGCTCGAGCAACAACTTTTGAAGAAGCTAAAGATAGCAGTGGCAGTCAAAAAGTTGATTTATCCGCTCTAAAATCAACCAGCGATCCGCAGCAAGCATCAGCAATTATTTTAAGCTGGGCAGCAAGCAATAGCGCTAACCGAATTACTAACCTTGATGAGCTGACTAAAAACATCAAATCTGAAGCGTTAGCCGCACAACTGAAAAGCCTACAGGTAGCTCTATATGGCGGCTCTAACTCTGAAATGGCCTCAAATTGGCAGGGTAGCAGCCTGTTCACTTTATTAAACCAAGAGTCGCTATCAAAACCGAGCAAAAGCAACAAAGATGGGTTAGCGCCTCTTTATCCTGAATAA
- the fadJ gene encoding fatty acid oxidation complex subunit alpha FadJ — protein sequence MADTNIFEYQLHDDDIAVISFGLKDEAQNVLKQAFIDEAEAMIEKIASDSAIKGVIFISNKSKSFIAGADINMLDAANSLQEAEQISRNGHAIFKKLEDLKVPVVAAIDGACLGGGLEFALACHGRVASDSKSTKLGLPEVQLGLLPGGGGTQRLPRLVGIAASLDMMLTGKQLFPKQALKLGLVDEVVPSANLMKAARKRVMDLRKGVKKKQSWLSLKGLQKLALEKNPLGRNLLFDQAKKQLLKKTKGNYPAPEKILECVEKGVNQGLEAGYAIEAKNFAELVMSPEAKSLISIFFATTELKKDTGIDSDAQAVELTKVGVLGGGLMGSGIAYVTADKAEKMVRIKDINSEGINKALNYSWKLISKKLKRRFISDAQAKKAMSRLTGAVNYSGFEDCDMVVEAVFEKLELKHQMVQEVEQHCAESTIFATNTSSIPIAEIAKGAKRPEQVVGLHYFSPVEKMPLLEIITTPQTQDWVVASCVELGKQQGKTPIVVNDGAGFYVNRILAPYVNEAGMLLTEGVAIESIDKALVKAGFPVGPITLLDEVGIDVATKVAPILEAAFGERMAPPKAFAKLIEDNRLGKKNGKGFYRYDAAKSGLKKKGPKEVDDSVYRVLGVEPNKQVASQEIVERGILLMVNEAARCLDEGIIRSARDGDIGAIFGIGFPPFHGGPFRYMDALGIEQVVERLKHYQQLLGERFAPAELLIKMAAQKQTFYH from the coding sequence ATGGCTGACACTAATATCTTTGAATACCAGCTACACGATGATGATATTGCGGTTATTAGCTTTGGCTTGAAAGATGAAGCGCAGAATGTTTTAAAGCAAGCTTTTATTGATGAAGCCGAAGCAATGATCGAAAAAATTGCTAGCGATAGTGCGATAAAGGGCGTGATTTTTATCAGCAACAAGTCTAAAAGTTTTATTGCTGGTGCTGACATAAATATGCTGGATGCGGCTAACAGCTTGCAAGAAGCTGAACAAATTAGCCGTAACGGCCATGCAATTTTCAAGAAACTCGAGGATTTAAAAGTTCCGGTAGTGGCGGCAATTGATGGCGCTTGTTTAGGCGGCGGCTTGGAGTTTGCATTGGCTTGTCATGGGCGGGTAGCTTCTGACTCAAAGTCTACAAAATTAGGTTTGCCTGAAGTCCAGTTGGGTTTGTTGCCTGGCGGCGGCGGCACTCAGCGTTTACCGCGCCTAGTTGGCATAGCGGCATCTTTAGATATGATGTTAACGGGCAAGCAGCTATTTCCAAAACAGGCACTGAAATTAGGCTTGGTGGACGAGGTAGTGCCGAGTGCTAACCTGATGAAGGCGGCGCGTAAAAGGGTTATGGATTTACGCAAAGGTGTGAAAAAGAAGCAGTCTTGGTTGTCGCTAAAAGGCTTACAAAAGCTAGCGCTTGAGAAAAATCCTTTGGGTCGCAATCTGTTGTTTGATCAAGCAAAAAAACAGCTGCTGAAGAAAACTAAGGGCAATTATCCAGCACCAGAGAAGATTCTTGAGTGTGTCGAAAAAGGTGTTAATCAGGGGCTTGAGGCGGGCTATGCGATTGAGGCAAAAAACTTTGCTGAACTGGTGATGTCGCCCGAAGCTAAATCGCTGATCAGCATTTTCTTTGCGACTACCGAGCTGAAAAAAGATACTGGCATCGACTCTGATGCACAAGCTGTGGAATTAACCAAAGTTGGAGTCTTAGGTGGCGGCCTGATGGGCTCTGGTATTGCTTATGTCACCGCAGATAAAGCCGAGAAAATGGTGCGCATCAAGGATATTAATAGCGAAGGGATCAACAAGGCGCTGAATTACTCTTGGAAACTTATTTCGAAAAAACTTAAACGCCGGTTTATTAGCGACGCGCAGGCCAAAAAAGCCATGTCTCGCTTAACCGGAGCGGTGAATTATTCAGGTTTTGAAGATTGTGACATGGTGGTGGAAGCAGTATTTGAAAAGTTGGAATTAAAACACCAAATGGTTCAAGAGGTGGAGCAGCATTGTGCTGAAAGCACCATTTTTGCGACCAATACCTCGTCTATTCCCATCGCAGAGATTGCCAAAGGTGCCAAGCGTCCTGAGCAAGTGGTGGGGCTACATTATTTCTCGCCTGTCGAGAAGATGCCATTGTTGGAGATTATCACTACACCGCAAACACAGGATTGGGTAGTGGCCAGCTGTGTCGAGCTGGGCAAGCAGCAAGGCAAAACGCCGATAGTGGTCAATGATGGCGCTGGTTTTTATGTCAATCGGATTTTAGCGCCTTACGTCAACGAGGCAGGGATGTTGCTAACCGAAGGTGTTGCGATTGAAAGTATTGACAAAGCTTTGGTTAAAGCCGGCTTCCCTGTGGGACCTATTACCTTGCTGGATGAAGTGGGGATTGATGTGGCCACTAAAGTCGCGCCAATTTTAGAAGCTGCCTTTGGTGAACGGATGGCGCCGCCTAAAGCATTTGCTAAGTTGATAGAGGATAACCGTTTGGGCAAGAAAAACGGCAAAGGCTTTTATCGTTATGATGCGGCGAAGTCAGGGCTTAAGAAAAAAGGGCCTAAAGAAGTCGATGACAGTGTCTATCGGGTGTTAGGTGTTGAACCAAACAAGCAAGTTGCCAGCCAAGAGATTGTGGAGCGGGGGATCTTACTGATGGTCAACGAGGCCGCTCGTTGCTTGGACGAAGGCATTATCCGCAGTGCTCGTGATGGTGATATTGGGGCTATTTTTGGCATCGGCTTCCCACCATTTCATGGCGGTCCTTTCCGCTATATGGATGCTCTGGGGATTGAGCAAGTGGTTGAGCGCTTAAAACACTATCAACAGTTGTTAGGCGAGCGTTTTGCCCCTGCCGAGCTATTGATTAAGATGGCAGCGCAAAAACAGACTTTTTACCACTAA
- a CDS encoding DUF4381 domain-containing protein, which produces MDKQELLSQLKDVRLPTEVSWWPLAIGWWLLLSILLALLLAIVIRAYRRYKKHRMSKLAIQELDEIEANKPDNWLMELEVLLKRAALSYFPATKIAQLNEQEWINFLIKTGDEVWSDKSLYALRDYVYQDPSTIDPIDKTLMFQEARQWLTQLADAPKTLKLGTAHA; this is translated from the coding sequence ATGGATAAACAAGAACTGCTGAGCCAACTCAAAGATGTGCGCCTACCCACCGAAGTTAGCTGGTGGCCATTGGCGATCGGCTGGTGGTTGCTGCTTAGCATCTTGCTTGCTTTATTGCTCGCGATTGTAATCCGCGCTTACCGACGCTATAAAAAACACCGCATGAGTAAGTTGGCAATCCAAGAGTTGGATGAGATCGAAGCTAACAAGCCCGATAATTGGCTAATGGAATTAGAAGTTTTACTCAAACGAGCTGCTTTAAGTTATTTTCCGGCCACCAAAATTGCTCAGTTAAACGAGCAAGAGTGGATCAATTTTTTGATCAAAACGGGCGATGAGGTATGGAGTGATAAATCGCTGTACGCATTACGCGATTATGTTTACCAAGATCCTTCCACCATCGACCCCATTGATAAGACACTAATGTTTCAAGAAGCACGGCAATGGTTAACACAACTAGCAGATGCCCCTAAAACGCTCAAGCTAGGAACTGCGCATGCTTGA
- a CDS encoding VWA domain-containing protein — protein MLELVWPWVWIVTPLPLLVWWLSRKKEQQNALKAPLYLQWQQFNQEHQQSSFNFPWLMFIIWLLLVLALSRPQWVGDPVRLPASGRDLMVSIDVSGSMEMKDMVIERQQVNRLIAVKHILNDFIERRRGDRIGLILFGEQAYLQTPLSFDLTTVQIMLNESEIGLAGPSATAIGDSIGLAVKRLKDRDAKNRVLILLTDGVKNAGILRPIQAAQLAAHAGVTIYTIGIGADEVITNNGLFRRKFNPSRELDEATLTRVAEATGGRYFRARDSQQLEQIYQIIDQLEPVEDAKETYRPTKALFFLPLFMALVLSFITKLAATVLQHRRRRQREKSFAKANEQGSTPFQETIDV, from the coding sequence ATGCTTGAGTTAGTTTGGCCTTGGGTTTGGATAGTTACGCCGTTGCCGCTACTGGTTTGGTGGTTAAGCCGTAAAAAAGAGCAACAAAATGCCTTAAAAGCGCCACTGTATTTGCAATGGCAACAATTTAATCAAGAGCATCAGCAAAGTAGTTTTAACTTTCCTTGGTTGATGTTTATTATTTGGTTACTACTGGTTTTGGCCTTATCACGACCACAATGGGTTGGCGATCCAGTTCGGCTACCTGCCAGCGGGCGCGACTTAATGGTATCGATAGATGTTTCTGGCAGTATGGAAATGAAGGATATGGTAATCGAGCGCCAGCAAGTGAACCGATTGATCGCGGTTAAGCATATTTTAAACGATTTTATCGAACGCCGCCGTGGCGATCGTATCGGCTTGATTTTATTTGGCGAACAAGCTTATTTACAAACGCCACTAAGTTTTGACCTAACAACCGTACAAATTATGCTTAACGAAAGCGAAATCGGGCTCGCAGGGCCTTCTGCCACCGCTATTGGTGACAGTATCGGTTTAGCGGTTAAGCGGCTGAAGGATCGCGATGCTAAAAACCGTGTTCTGATTTTACTCACCGATGGTGTCAAGAATGCGGGTATTTTACGCCCAATTCAGGCGGCACAACTGGCAGCGCATGCTGGCGTGACCATTTATACCATTGGCATTGGGGCAGACGAAGTGATCACCAATAACGGCCTCTTTAGACGTAAGTTTAATCCCTCACGCGAACTTGATGAAGCAACCTTAACACGAGTGGCTGAAGCCACCGGCGGTCGCTATTTTCGAGCACGCGATAGCCAACAGTTAGAGCAAATTTATCAAATTATCGATCAATTAGAGCCGGTTGAAGACGCTAAAGAGACTTACCGCCCCACTAAAGCCTTATTCTTTTTGCCATTGTTTATGGCACTGGTGTTAAGCTTTATTACAAAACTAGCGGCGACAGTCCTGCAACACCGTCGTCGTCGCCAACGCGAGAAAAGTTTTGCCAAAGCAAACGAGCAGGGCTCAACGCCATTTCAGGAGACGATTGATGTTTGA
- a CDS encoding MoxR family ATPase: MTLKQEFNQLEQHLSSRIIGQQDLVHKTLIALLADGHLLVEGAPGLAKTRAIKELSLVVEGDFQRIQFTPDLLPADLTGTEIYRPQDASFSFQKGPLFHNLILADEINRAPAKVQSALLESMAERQISVGNNSFELPPLFLVMATQNPIEQEGTYPLPEAQLDRFLMHVEVGYPDSGAEAQILALNRKEALKQELATPEELSQEKLFAARQEVMSIYMAPEVEEYLIQLVLATREPQKYDQALANYIEFGASPRATIALDRCARANAWLSERDYVTPGDVQTVLFDTLRHRILLSYQAEAEGVTTNQIIEKLIQLVPAP; the protein is encoded by the coding sequence ATGACTCTAAAACAAGAATTTAACCAACTCGAACAACATTTAAGCTCGCGTATTATAGGCCAGCAAGATTTAGTGCATAAAACTTTGATCGCGCTATTAGCTGATGGTCATTTGCTGGTCGAAGGCGCGCCTGGACTTGCCAAAACTCGCGCGATTAAAGAGTTGTCTTTAGTGGTTGAAGGTGATTTTCAACGAATACAGTTCACCCCTGATTTGCTGCCTGCGGATTTAACCGGTACTGAAATTTATCGCCCGCAAGACGCTTCTTTTAGCTTCCAAAAAGGTCCTTTATTTCATAATTTGATTTTGGCTGATGAAATAAACCGAGCGCCGGCTAAAGTGCAATCAGCACTACTAGAGTCCATGGCCGAGCGACAAATTTCCGTTGGCAATAACAGTTTTGAGCTACCGCCATTATTTTTAGTGATGGCGACGCAGAATCCGATTGAACAAGAAGGCACTTACCCGCTACCAGAAGCACAACTGGATCGCTTTTTAATGCACGTCGAAGTCGGTTATCCCGACTCAGGAGCCGAAGCACAAATTCTTGCGCTCAACCGCAAAGAAGCGCTTAAGCAAGAATTAGCAACGCCAGAAGAGTTATCACAGGAAAAGTTATTTGCTGCTAGGCAAGAAGTAATGTCGATTTATATGGCGCCAGAAGTAGAAGAGTATTTGATTCAACTGGTGTTAGCCACTCGCGAGCCGCAAAAATACGATCAAGCCCTTGCCAACTATATCGAGTTTGGTGCCAGCCCACGGGCAACCATCGCCTTAGATCGTTGTGCACGAGCCAATGCTTGGCTAAGCGAACGCGACTATGTTACGCCTGGCGACGTACAGACAGTGTTGTTCGATACTCTACGCCACCGAATTTTATTGAGCTATCAGGCGGAAGCCGAAGGTGTGACGACCAATCAGATCATCGAGAAGTTGATTCAATTGGTTCCAGCACCTTAA
- the fadI gene encoding acetyl-CoA C-acyltransferase FadI, giving the protein MSAEAQPKDSESNQSESKKAPAKKASVRRPKQDRVAIVSGLRTPFAKQASFYRGINAIELGKMVVNELMIKTELDPKLIEQVVFGQVVILPEAPNIAREIVLGTPMDVHTDAYSVSRACATSFQSIASLAQSIMVGDVAVGIAGGADSSSVVPIGVSKKLSLSLVDLQKAKTFGQKMAILKNLRPKDLMPVPPAIKEYSTGLTMGQNAEQMARDRGITREEQDALAHRSHTLAAQAWEAGRLDDEVMTAHVPPYTKEALSRDNIVRFNSTLEGYAKLRPAFDRKYGTLTAANSTPLSDGAAAVILMSESKAKALGYEPLGYIKSYAFAAIEADHDMLMGPSYATPKALKKAKMQLKDLDLIDMHEAFAAQALSNVQAFGSTQFAKEKLGQRTKIGEIDMDKFNVNGGSIAFGHPFAATGARMITQTLNELKRRGGGVGLTTACAAGGLGAAMIVEVD; this is encoded by the coding sequence ATGAGCGCTGAAGCCCAGCCTAAAGATAGTGAAAGCAACCAAAGCGAAAGCAAAAAAGCTCCCGCTAAGAAAGCCAGTGTGCGTCGCCCCAAGCAAGATCGAGTGGCGATTGTTTCTGGTCTGAGAACCCCGTTTGCGAAACAAGCCAGCTTTTATCGCGGTATTAATGCCATTGAGCTGGGTAAGATGGTGGTTAATGAATTAATGATTAAAACCGAGCTTGATCCCAAATTGATTGAGCAAGTGGTGTTTGGGCAGGTAGTGATATTGCCGGAAGCACCAAACATTGCCCGTGAAATCGTACTGGGTACGCCAATGGACGTGCATACCGATGCTTATTCAGTCTCGCGTGCTTGCGCTACTAGTTTCCAGTCAATTGCCAGTTTAGCCCAGTCGATTATGGTCGGTGATGTGGCGGTGGGTATTGCTGGTGGTGCCGATTCGTCTTCGGTGGTACCGATTGGAGTGAGTAAAAAACTCTCTCTATCTTTGGTGGATCTACAAAAAGCTAAAACCTTCGGTCAGAAAATGGCGATTTTGAAAAATCTTCGGCCAAAAGATTTGATGCCAGTTCCGCCGGCGATTAAAGAATATTCAACTGGGTTGACGATGGGGCAAAATGCCGAGCAAATGGCCCGTGATCGCGGTATTACGCGCGAAGAGCAAGATGCATTGGCGCATCGCTCGCATACTCTGGCAGCGCAAGCTTGGGAAGCAGGGCGCTTGGATGATGAGGTGATGACCGCGCACGTTCCGCCTTACACTAAAGAAGCTTTGAGTCGCGATAATATTGTGCGTTTTAATTCGACCTTAGAAGGCTACGCCAAACTAAGACCGGCCTTTGATCGTAAGTACGGTACTTTAACTGCGGCTAATTCAACGCCCTTGAGTGATGGTGCTGCAGCGGTGATTTTGATGAGCGAGTCTAAGGCTAAAGCTTTGGGCTATGAGCCATTGGGCTATATCAAAAGCTATGCTTTTGCCGCGATTGAAGCGGATCACGATATGCTGATGGGGCCTTCTTACGCGACACCTAAGGCCTTAAAAAAAGCCAAGATGCAGCTTAAAGATTTGGATTTGATTGATATGCATGAAGCGTTTGCAGCGCAGGCGTTATCCAATGTTCAGGCTTTCGGCTCGACTCAGTTTGCCAAAGAAAAGCTTGGGCAGAGAACCAAAATTGGTGAAATTGATATGGATAAATTTAACGTTAACGGTGGCTCTATTGCTTTTGGCCATCCGTTTGCGGCAACTGGCGCGCGTATGATCACGCAAACCTTAAACGAATTAAAACGCCGCGGTGGCGGAGTAGGCTTGACCACCGCTTGTGCTGCTGGCGGGCTTGGCGCCGCCATGATTGTGGAGGTGGACTAA
- a CDS encoding VWA domain-containing protein has product MFEWINSITQVHFIRPWAWLLLLPAILLFIWQQQSSSRQTNWANLIDEHLLAWIMPHTENKSFNKLRNSLLFIFWLLAVMAISGPSWQKLPQPIYSSEQANVIVLDLSTSMDADDIKPTRLQRAKFKLTDLLDKTQEGNSALVVYAGDAFTLSPLTSDEKTIENLIGPLATDLMPIKGSQPQKGIQKAIELLNNAEQVSGNIFWITDGAEANQLATIAEDLAATNFQLKILAVGTEEGAPIRMAGGRFLKDRSGNIVVPKLNYAQLAQFANQHAVSLTALSSDNQDIEVLTRSYRNPLDKDFQKEDIFADRWHDSGYWLVLLLLPIALFSFKHKNIVASLLVSAVLFITPNSGVSASVADKLFLNKDQQAKKHFNSGEYDKAKQTFENSDWKAISAYREGDYATAISSYNHAETANQHYNMGNALALNEQYQEAIDAYNTALELDKNHADAKYNKKIIEDLLEQQQEQQNQNEQDQQDQEKQQEQQDKQNQQEQNQDSEQEQQQQEQQQEQQDKKTEQEKQQEMSEEEKDQALEQLLKRISDDPGRLIRNKMKLEYNRRGYRSQPSKTW; this is encoded by the coding sequence ATGTTTGAGTGGATAAACAGCATAACTCAGGTACATTTTATCCGTCCTTGGGCTTGGTTGTTGTTGCTACCCGCGATACTACTGTTTATTTGGCAACAGCAAAGTAGTAGCCGGCAGACCAATTGGGCTAATTTGATCGACGAGCATTTACTCGCTTGGATCATGCCACATACCGAAAATAAATCCTTTAATAAGCTTCGCAATAGCCTATTGTTCATTTTCTGGCTATTAGCAGTGATGGCTATTTCAGGCCCCAGTTGGCAAAAATTACCGCAACCCATCTATTCGAGCGAGCAAGCAAATGTGATTGTATTGGATTTATCGACCTCGATGGATGCAGATGATATCAAGCCCACCCGCCTGCAAAGAGCCAAGTTCAAATTAACAGACTTACTAGATAAAACTCAGGAAGGTAACAGCGCTTTGGTGGTCTACGCCGGAGATGCATTCACCTTAAGTCCACTTACCAGTGATGAAAAGACCATTGAGAATCTAATCGGTCCATTAGCGACTGATCTAATGCCGATTAAAGGCAGCCAACCACAAAAAGGGATCCAAAAAGCTATCGAGCTGCTCAATAATGCCGAGCAAGTTTCTGGTAATATTTTTTGGATTACCGATGGTGCAGAAGCTAACCAGTTAGCCACCATTGCAGAAGATTTAGCCGCCACCAATTTTCAATTAAAAATACTCGCCGTCGGCACTGAAGAAGGAGCACCGATTAGAATGGCCGGTGGACGTTTTTTAAAAGATCGTAGTGGCAATATCGTAGTGCCTAAACTGAATTATGCGCAATTAGCACAATTTGCTAATCAACATGCGGTCAGTTTAACAGCCTTAAGTTCTGATAACCAAGATATCGAAGTTTTAACCCGCTCCTATCGCAATCCGCTGGATAAAGACTTTCAAAAAGAAGATATTTTTGCGGATCGCTGGCACGACTCCGGTTACTGGCTTGTCTTGTTGTTACTGCCGATAGCCTTGTTTAGCTTTAAACATAAGAACATCGTTGCCAGCCTATTGGTATCTGCTGTTTTGTTTATCACACCAAACTCTGGTGTTTCCGCTTCAGTTGCTGACAAGTTGTTTTTAAATAAAGATCAGCAAGCCAAAAAACACTTTAACTCTGGCGAGTATGATAAAGCTAAGCAAACCTTTGAAAATAGTGATTGGAAAGCGATTTCGGCCTATCGTGAGGGGGATTATGCCACCGCAATCTCCAGTTATAACCATGCTGAAACTGCTAACCAACATTACAACATGGGTAATGCTTTAGCCTTAAATGAGCAGTATCAAGAAGCTATTGATGCCTACAATACAGCTTTAGAGTTAGATAAAAATCATGCCGATGCCAAATACAATAAAAAGATCATCGAAGACTTACTAGAACAACAGCAAGAGCAACAAAATCAAAACGAGCAAGATCAGCAAGATCAAGAAAAACAACAAGAGCAACAGGACAAACAAAACCAGCAAGAACAAAATCAAGACTCTGAGCAAGAGCAACAGCAACAAGAGCAACAACAAGAACAGCAAGATAAAAAAACCGAGCAAGAAAAGCAGCAAGAGATGAGCGAAGAAGAAAAAGATCAAGCACTCGAACAGCTATTAAAGCGGATTTCCGATGACCCAGGTCGTTTGATCCGTAACAAAATGAAACTTGAGTACAACCGACGCGGCTACCGCTCGCAACCATCTAAAACTTGGTAA